Sequence from the Natronomonas marina genome:
AGCGGCTGGAGACCGAACAGCGTGAAGCCGAGGGCGGCGCTGACGGCGACGAGCGACCAGGCCGCGCCGGCGGCGGGGACGAACAGCAGCGCGACGGCGACGAGTACGGCCAGCATCCCGGCGAGTCCCCGCTCCGGTTCGACGGCGTCGGTGAGCCGACCGCCGACGTACTGGCCGGCGACGCCGACCACGAGAAGCCCGGTGAACAGGTACCGGGAGAGGCCGAGTTCGGCCGCCGCCGGCCCGGCCGACAGCGGACCGACGGCGGGCGTCTCGCCGCCGACGAGCGGCGCCAGGAACCCGCCGAGCAGTTCCGGCAGGAAGGTCAGCACGCCGCGGTAGTAGAGCCCGTTGAACAGGACGATGCCGAGCACCGTCAGGAAGCCGGCGGTGAACAGCCCCCGGGAGGCCGCCACGAAGTCGCGGAGCGACTCGACCTCGGTCGTGGGTGCCTCGCCGCCGTCGGCTATCTCCGCCGTCCGGTGTTCCTCGAGGTCGACGCGGAGGCCGGCGACGCCCGCCACCACGCCGGGGACGGCCAGGACGAGGACGGCCGTCCGCCAGTCGAACGGCACGAGCAGCAGCGCCACGACGAACGGCCCGCCGGCGATGCCGACGTTGCCGGCCATGCCGTGATAGGCGAAGGCGGCGCCCCGCTCGTCGACGCCGTTGCTGATGAGCGCCAGGCCCGCGGGGTGGTAGACGCTGGCCGCCAGCCCCCACGCGCCGAGGGCGACGACGACACCGCCGACGCCCGGTGCGAGACTCAACAGCGCGAAGGACAGCCCCATCCCCAGCAGGCAGGCGGCGATGAGCCGTCGTGAGCCGAACCTGTCGGCGAGCACGCCGCCGGGGATGGCGCCGGCACCGAACAGCGCGTACCCGACGGAGACGGCGGCGCCGAGCGTCGCCGCCGTGACCGAGAACTCGACCAGCCAGACGGTCACCAGTATCGGTACGGCCAGTTCGTAGGTGTGGACGAGTCCGTGACCGACCATCGTGAACCCGGTGATGCGACGGTCGTTCCGGTTCATCGGTTCCCGTCCTGTGAGCCCGCCTTGGTCGCGGGACGGCGGACGGCACCCGCCGCCACTCGTCCGGCGCTTCCGGCGCGTCCGTTCATCGAGTGAACCAACGGACCCACTATTCAATGCGGTTTCCATTGATTTTCCTGGGTCCAGCGGGCCACTCGCTTCGGTTTCCGAACCGTCCCGTCGCCAGCCGGCCGGCGCCATCCACGGGTCGCGGCCCGGCCGACCCGAATTGGACGATCGAGAGCCGCTGTGGAGCGTTCTCGACGCGTGACTTCCGCCGTCCCGTTCGGATTCGAAACCCCGGAACGGGCGGTCGCCTCCGGGTCGACGCCGATCCCACGGAAAGAATTAGAACGGTGTCGTGCGACGCCACACCGGATGAGCGAGGACCCTCTCGATGACGGCGTGATCACGCCGGAACGGCTCGGACAGCTGGCGCTCGTCGGGAACGTCCCGATATTCGCCTACCTCGGCCGCCTCCTCTTCGAGGACGTGCTGTTCGGTGGCGTCGTGGGCCTGCTCGTCGGCGTCGGGACGCTGTTGCACCTCCCGTACTTCCTGTACCGCTCGACGCCGACGGCCGCCGACGTCGACGGGGCGTACGCCCGCCGCGGTGCCGCCGGGATGGCGCTGGACGCCGGCGGCGTCGTCGCCTTCGGGAGCCGGTTCGTCGTCGAGAGCGCGGCCCTCGCGCTGGCCGTCGGGGGTCTCGTGGCCCTCGTCGTCTTCGTCCCGCTCCAGTACGCCCTGCCGCCGGTGGGCGCCGGGACGGCGGCCTGACGCCCGGTGCGTTCCCACAGCGTTTAGCCGGCGGCGGCCGTTTCGGCCGCATGGACATCGAGGGAGTGTTTCCCGAAATCGAGAGCATCGAGGACGACAGCCTGCGGACCGGCGTGGCGACGGCCTGGACGACCGCGGCGGGCGTCAACGGGCTGGACGTCGAGGAGTTGCCCCAGCAGCCGTGGCTGCCGCCCGAAGCGCGGCCGGAGGAGGCCGAGCCGTTCGGACTCGTCGAGCACGTCCGCGACGTGACCGCCTGTGCGGTCGGGCTGGCGGAGTCGCTGTTGCAGCGGCACCCCGACTTCGAAATCGACCTCGATACCGTCCTCGCGGGGGCGCTGATTCACGACGTCTCGAAGCTCTACGAGTTCGATGCGACCGACCGAACGGAACTCGGCGAGTTGCTCGGCCACCCCTACTACGGCGTCGCGGTCGTCTCGCAGGCGAACCTGCCGGTCGAGATGGCCCACGTCGTGCTCTCGCACTCGCCGAAGACGACCGTCGAGCCGGCGACCCTGGAGGCGAGGCTGGTCCGTCGGGCCGACGAGGCGGCCGCGGCGGCGGCCCGCGCGAGCGCCGGGGCGAGCGCCGGTCAGGAGTGACCGTCGGGGGTAAACCCTAACTCGGCCGTGCCGAACCGTCGGGCATGAGCGACGAGACGGCGTCCGGCGAGACGGACGAACGGCAGCGAAAGCAGCTTCGACGGGTCGGCTACGGCATCGCCGTCTCGGGCATCCTGACGGCGCTCGTCGCCCTCGTCAGCACGAATCCGGGACCCATCGTCCTCTACGGTCTCCTCGCGGTGGCGATTGGAACGTTCGTCCTGGAGTCCATCGAGGGCGGTTCCGCCGGTGGGCTCTCGCTCGGCCTGCTCGTCGGCTCCTTCGGCGGCTGGCTGTGGCCGAGGATCGACGGCGGCAGCTACCTCGCGCTGGGTGGCACGCTCGTCGTCGTCGGTCTCGTCAACGCCGCGGTGACGCCGTATTTCCGGGAACTCGGCGAGCGGCTGGCCGGGCGGTGACGGCCGTCCGGTCGGCCCCTGGTTCCTCGAGGCTCCACAACGGCTTTACCTGGCTCCTCCCAATCGCGTGCAATGGCAGACTGGACGGAGCAATCGGCCAACTCGTGTGTATGACGTACACGAGAGGCGTCAACCGGCTCAGTACACGGAGGTTTATGTTGGAACCCGCCCTATCCTCGAGTGATGGCCGAAATCGTCCGAACCGACGACGTGCTCGGTGGGGACCCCCGCATCGAGGGAACGCGGGTGGGCGTCCTCCACGTCTACGAGCTGGTAGTGGAAGGCGAACACTCTCCCGTCGACGTCGCTGACCAGCTCGATCTCTCACTAGGCGAAGTGTACTCGGCCCTCGCGTACTACCACGAGCATCCCGACGAGATGCGAGAGGTTCGACGTTCGCAGGAGGACGCCGAGGTCAGCCTCGCGGAGGCGTCCCTGTCTCCCCCGGAACCGGCGAAGTAGCCGTGTCCGTTCTCACCGACGAACACGTTCCCAGCGTATTCATCACGACCCTTCGGTCGAACGGACACGGGGTCGTCAAAGCCAGGGAAGCATTCGGAGAGGCTACCGACGACGAGCAGTTACTCCGTTTCTGCGGTGAGAACGGTCTCCCGTTCATCACGCACGACAGGAAGGACTTCGCGGGAAGTCTCGCCGACACCGTAGACCACGCGGGAATCGTGATATACACCGACGCGAACTATCTTCGAGACGACCCCGAGAGTGCCGTCCGCACCCTCGAACGAATCTTCGCTCACTATCCGCTCGACGAACTGAGGAACGAACTCGTCTGGCTCGACCAGTGGCGTCGGTAGCACCGCTCCGCAACCACTAAACGCAC
This genomic interval carries:
- a CDS encoding MFS transporter; translation: MNRNDRRITGFTMVGHGLVHTYELAVPILVTVWLVEFSVTAATLGAAVSVGYALFGAGAIPGGVLADRFGSRRLIAACLLGMGLSFALLSLAPGVGGVVVALGAWGLAASVYHPAGLALISNGVDERGAAFAYHGMAGNVGIAGGPFVVALLLVPFDWRTAVLVLAVPGVVAGVAGLRVDLEEHRTAEIADGGEAPTTEVESLRDFVAASRGLFTAGFLTVLGIVLFNGLYYRGVLTFLPELLGGFLAPLVGGETPAVGPLSAGPAAAELGLSRYLFTGLLVVGVAGQYVGGRLTDAVEPERGLAGMLAVLVAVALLFVPAAGAAWSLVAVSAALGFTLFGLQPLSQATIAAYSPPDRRGLSFGYTYLAIFGVGALGASLAGVVLTYSTPATVFLLFAGFAAAALVLASTLVFGDR
- a CDS encoding HD domain-containing protein → MDIEGVFPEIESIEDDSLRTGVATAWTTAAGVNGLDVEELPQQPWLPPEARPEEAEPFGLVEHVRDVTACAVGLAESLLQRHPDFEIDLDTVLAGALIHDVSKLYEFDATDRTELGELLGHPYYGVAVVSQANLPVEMAHVVLSHSPKTTVEPATLEARLVRRADEAAAAAARASAGASAGQE
- a CDS encoding DUF5615 family PIN-like protein, coding for MSVLTDEHVPSVFITTLRSNGHGVVKAREAFGEATDDEQLLRFCGENGLPFITHDRKDFAGSLADTVDHAGIVIYTDANYLRDDPESAVRTLERIFAHYPLDELRNELVWLDQWRR
- a CDS encoding DUF433 domain-containing protein, whose protein sequence is MAEIVRTDDVLGGDPRIEGTRVGVLHVYELVVEGEHSPVDVADQLDLSLGEVYSALAYYHEHPDEMREVRRSQEDAEVSLAEASLSPPEPAK